From Parasphaerochaeta coccoides DSM 17374, a single genomic window includes:
- a CDS encoding ABC transporter ATP-binding protein, whose protein sequence is MLSIRNLDVHYGGIHALRGISFDVPDGKIVTLIGANGAGKSTTLHAIMGLLDTVHGSVSYDGQETMAWTTKQRVENRLILVPEGRRIFPDLTVFENLKLGAYTRNDHDVIERDYQKVFSLFPRLQERCGQKAGTLSGGEQQMLAVGRALMSSPRMLLMDEPSLGLSPLLTAEIIRIITEINKTGVTVLLVEQNARAALEIADFAYVLETGEISRQGTGAELLADKSIIAAYLGD, encoded by the coding sequence ATGCTTAGTATACGAAACCTGGATGTGCATTATGGTGGAATCCATGCCCTTCGGGGTATTTCCTTTGATGTGCCGGATGGGAAAATCGTCACTTTGATTGGAGCCAATGGCGCCGGAAAGTCCACGACACTCCATGCTATCATGGGACTACTTGATACTGTTCACGGTTCCGTGTCCTATGACGGGCAAGAAACGATGGCCTGGACGACAAAACAACGGGTCGAAAACCGACTGATTTTGGTTCCTGAGGGGCGACGCATATTCCCCGACCTGACAGTATTCGAAAACCTGAAGCTTGGAGCATACACACGCAATGACCATGATGTCATTGAAAGAGATTATCAGAAAGTCTTCAGCCTTTTTCCTCGGTTACAGGAAAGATGCGGACAGAAGGCAGGAACTTTGTCCGGGGGCGAACAACAGATGCTGGCGGTGGGAAGAGCCTTGATGTCTTCTCCCCGTATGCTCCTGATGGATGAACCGTCCCTGGGGCTGTCTCCTCTTCTGACAGCCGAAATCATCCGCATCATCACAGAAATCAATAAGACAGGAGTGACCGTGTTGTTAGTCGAACAGAACGCCCGCGCCGCTCTGGAGATAGCAGACTTTGCCTATGTATTGGAGACAGGAGAAATTTCACGGCAGGGAACGGGCGCAGAACTACTCGCGGACAAGAGCATCATAGCCGCATACCTGGGAGATTGA
- a CDS encoding AMP-binding protein, with the protein MEQINWQVEVASVSHGYDGERLKKKTVPEFTMKALVDTIAKKYKGRLALTTYRQNDGVTYDALRVHVRSVSAQLLAAGIHPGDRIAILSESNTGWMRMYLGITGIRAVAVPILPDFPAKDVEKILVHCEAKGIAVNARNVEKCLPWLHADASRFMIRLEDMFFIPPLVIPSIRKKDDFLAAPGRDIIRTKRDKAIEARIDEHIPLENDIASLIYTSGTTGTPKGVLLTHRNLIWNADVSTDIFIKLKAGMRILSILPLSHVYEFTPGQLLPLMCGMEIHYLGKTPAASILMPALKEIRPHVMFSVPLLIEKVYRSAVVPVLGKEGPIKKFIHNPLTRRLVYRLIGSKLMTTFGGHLKFFGIGGAPLDPVVEEFLHKAGFPYAIGYGLTETSPLIAGCGPAQHVLNHIGRIVPHLDVRLDDKNPETGVGEIHVKGPGVMVGYYKNPELNAEAFTEDGYFRTGDLGVLNAKGKLGIRGRLKTMILGSGGENIYPESIESLINGQNFVQESLVLPEGKGLIALIKLDMESYAKQMQMSLEDTQESIYKYLERLRDTVNKELGAYSRISSVALQDEPFERTPTQKIKRYLYNALGRITKKPETAET; encoded by the coding sequence ATGGAACAGATTAACTGGCAGGTGGAAGTGGCTTCCGTTTCACATGGATATGATGGAGAGCGGCTTAAGAAAAAAACCGTACCGGAGTTCACCATGAAAGCGTTGGTGGATACCATCGCCAAGAAATACAAAGGTCGTCTTGCCCTTACGACCTACAGGCAGAATGATGGCGTGACCTACGATGCGCTGAGGGTCCATGTGCGGAGCGTTTCAGCTCAACTGCTTGCCGCAGGCATACATCCGGGAGACCGTATTGCCATCCTATCGGAGAGCAATACAGGCTGGATGCGGATGTATCTGGGCATCACTGGTATCAGAGCGGTCGCGGTTCCCATTTTGCCGGACTTTCCCGCCAAGGATGTGGAGAAAATCTTGGTTCACTGTGAAGCGAAAGGTATTGCCGTCAATGCACGCAATGTCGAGAAATGCCTGCCATGGCTCCATGCGGACGCATCCCGTTTCATGATTCGTCTGGAAGACATGTTTTTCATCCCTCCGCTGGTGATTCCCTCCATACGGAAGAAAGATGACTTTCTTGCGGCTCCCGGACGTGATATCATCCGGACAAAACGTGACAAAGCCATTGAAGCCCGTATTGATGAACATATTCCCCTTGAGAATGACATTGCTTCCCTCATCTATACGAGCGGTACGACAGGAACGCCAAAAGGGGTGTTGCTGACCCACCGTAATCTCATATGGAACGCTGATGTATCCACTGATATTTTCATCAAGCTCAAAGCGGGAATGAGAATTTTATCCATCCTTCCCCTGAGTCATGTCTACGAATTTACGCCTGGCCAGCTTCTGCCTCTTATGTGCGGCATGGAGATTCATTATCTGGGAAAAACTCCTGCCGCCAGCATCCTGATGCCTGCCTTGAAAGAAATACGTCCCCATGTCATGTTCAGTGTTCCGTTGCTGATTGAGAAAGTCTACCGTTCTGCTGTCGTCCCGGTGCTGGGAAAAGAAGGCCCGATTAAGAAATTTATCCACAACCCGTTGACCCGTCGGCTTGTCTACCGGCTCATAGGCAGCAAGTTGATGACTACGTTCGGAGGTCATCTGAAATTCTTCGGAATAGGTGGCGCACCCCTTGATCCTGTGGTCGAGGAATTTCTTCATAAAGCGGGATTTCCTTATGCCATTGGCTATGGGCTGACAGAAACCAGTCCTCTCATAGCAGGATGCGGACCTGCCCAACATGTGCTGAACCATATCGGACGTATCGTCCCCCATCTGGATGTCCGCTTAGATGACAAGAATCCGGAAACGGGTGTCGGAGAAATCCACGTCAAAGGGCCTGGTGTCATGGTCGGATACTACAAGAATCCGGAGTTGAACGCCGAAGCATTCACGGAAGACGGCTACTTCCGTACAGGCGACCTTGGCGTATTGAACGCTAAAGGGAAACTGGGCATACGTGGCCGTCTCAAGACGATGATACTTGGTTCCGGCGGCGAGAACATCTATCCTGAATCGATTGAATCCCTGATTAATGGACAGAACTTTGTCCAGGAAAGTCTTGTCCTTCCGGAAGGAAAGGGACTCATTGCCTTGATTAAGCTGGACATGGAGTCCTATGCCAAACAGATGCAGATGAGCTTGGAAGATACCCAGGAAAGTATTTATAAATATCTTGAGCGGTTGCGGGATACGGTGAACAAAGAGTTGGGAGCATACAGTCGCATCAGTTCCGTGGCTTTGCAGGATGAACCGTTTGAACGGACTCCGACCCAGAAAATCAAGCGTTATTTGTACAATGCACTGGGACGGATTACGAAGAAGCCAGAAACAGCGGAAACGTAG
- a CDS encoding MBL fold metallo-hydrolase produces the protein MGFPLAGSCDYYHRMNMMRYAVLGSGSSGNSYVFFDGENAILVDCGFSLRELKKRLDNVGVPLEAVRKVFLTHLHPDHACGIGVLTRNLPVPLVVGREAVAGETVVWSKLRVPEKSVLLVSEGETVDVGEFSVWGFKTTHDSRGSMGWIIDHGRGSRFMVLTDTGAWTEDMAKEALSADVLFLEANYDERMLHCGPYPLRLQKRIEGAWGHLSNTQAFDFLRRSGHIVTTQNNLAPRERRVYFIHLSVVNNSPGLLAEQAGGQMWNMTSFTVCERGKIYSDELACPL, from the coding sequence ATGGGCTTTCCTTTAGCTGGCTCTTGTGACTACTATCATAGAATGAACATGATGAGATATGCCGTCCTGGGAAGTGGTTCTTCGGGAAATTCGTATGTTTTCTTTGACGGGGAAAATGCTATTCTGGTCGATTGTGGTTTTTCTCTCAGGGAGCTGAAAAAACGTCTCGATAATGTCGGTGTTCCCCTGGAAGCCGTCAGGAAGGTTTTTCTGACACACCTTCACCCGGATCATGCATGTGGAATCGGCGTCTTGACACGGAACCTTCCTGTTCCGCTGGTGGTCGGACGGGAGGCGGTCGCCGGGGAAACTGTCGTCTGGTCAAAGTTACGGGTTCCAGAGAAAAGCGTACTTCTGGTATCGGAAGGGGAAACCGTCGATGTCGGTGAGTTCAGCGTATGGGGGTTCAAGACGACACATGACAGCCGTGGTTCCATGGGATGGATAATCGACCATGGACGCGGAAGCCGTTTCATGGTGCTGACCGATACGGGCGCATGGACCGAGGATATGGCCAAAGAAGCATTGTCCGCCGATGTACTGTTCCTTGAGGCAAATTATGATGAGCGCATGCTCCATTGCGGACCGTATCCGCTGCGGTTGCAAAAAAGGATTGAAGGAGCATGGGGGCATCTGTCAAATACTCAGGCTTTTGATTTTCTGCGGCGCAGTGGACATATTGTCACGACGCAGAATAATCTTGCCCCCCGTGAGAGAAGGGTGTATTTCATCCATTTGTCGGTGGTGAACAACAGCCCTGGCCTGCTTGCGGAGCAGGCTGGAGGGCAGATGTGGAACATGACCAGCTTCACTGTATGTGAGCGTGGAAAGATATATAGCGATGAGCTGGCCTGTCCTCTATGA
- the asnS gene encoding asparagine--tRNA ligase has protein sequence MFDYTRISDLVKKEPSDQIVAAQGWVRTKRDGKTVSFLEVNDGSCLKGLQVVIDRAKISDDILAPVTTGASVVCRGRIVESAGGNQQVEMQAEEIILVGAAPVDTYPLQKKRHTLEFLREIAHLRPRTNLMGAVMRVRNTMAYAVHTFFQERGFVYVNTPLISTADAEGAGEQFHVTTLDLDHIPRTADGAVDYTKDFFGKMAKLTVSGQLEGETYAMALKNIYTFGPTFRAENSNTTRHLAEFWMIEPEMAFCDLEGNMQIAEEFLTYVLRTVLEKHEDDMNLFSQFVEPGLKDTLWQVIEAPFAHMTYTDAIAELSKNNNKFEYPVSWGSDMQSEHERFLTETVWKRPVIVTDYPKEIKAFYMKLNDDGKTVRGMDVLAPRLGEIIGGSEREARVDVLEERMRECNLNPENYWWYLDLRRFGTVPHAGFGLGFERAVRYVTGMQNIRDVIPFPRAVKSADF, from the coding sequence ATGTTCGATTACACACGTATTTCCGATTTAGTGAAAAAAGAACCTTCCGACCAGATAGTCGCAGCCCAAGGTTGGGTACGCACAAAGAGAGATGGCAAAACCGTAAGTTTCCTTGAGGTGAATGATGGATCCTGCCTCAAAGGTCTCCAGGTCGTGATTGACCGAGCGAAAATTTCCGATGATATCCTTGCACCGGTCACGACCGGCGCATCGGTAGTCTGCCGTGGGCGCATCGTTGAGTCCGCAGGTGGAAACCAGCAGGTGGAAATGCAAGCGGAGGAGATTATCCTTGTCGGTGCCGCGCCGGTAGACACCTACCCTCTCCAGAAAAAACGCCATACCCTTGAATTTCTCCGCGAGATTGCCCATCTCCGTCCCAGAACCAACCTGATGGGCGCGGTGATGCGGGTCCGCAACACCATGGCCTATGCCGTCCACACCTTTTTCCAGGAAAGAGGCTTTGTATACGTCAATACTCCCTTGATCAGTACCGCAGATGCCGAGGGTGCTGGAGAACAGTTCCATGTCACGACCCTCGACCTTGACCATATCCCGCGCACGGCGGATGGTGCCGTCGATTACACAAAGGATTTCTTTGGCAAGATGGCCAAGCTGACGGTCAGTGGGCAGCTTGAGGGAGAGACGTATGCCATGGCTCTGAAGAACATCTATACCTTCGGACCCACCTTCCGCGCGGAAAACTCCAACACCACCCGTCATCTGGCGGAATTCTGGATGATAGAACCCGAAATGGCTTTCTGCGACCTGGAAGGCAACATGCAAATTGCCGAGGAATTCCTCACCTATGTCCTCCGGACAGTCCTGGAGAAACATGAGGATGACATGAATCTGTTCTCCCAGTTTGTTGAACCCGGACTCAAGGATACCCTGTGGCAGGTAATAGAGGCTCCTTTTGCGCATATGACTTACACTGATGCCATCGCTGAGCTAAGCAAGAACAACAACAAATTCGAGTATCCCGTTTCCTGGGGCAGTGATATGCAGAGCGAGCATGAGCGTTTCCTCACCGAGACAGTATGGAAAAGACCGGTCATCGTGACAGATTATCCTAAGGAAATAAAAGCCTTCTATATGAAGCTCAATGACGACGGAAAGACAGTACGGGGCATGGATGTCCTGGCTCCCCGTCTGGGAGAAATCATTGGTGGTTCCGAACGTGAAGCACGGGTGGATGTCCTTGAGGAGCGCATGAGGGAATGTAACCTTAATCCCGAAAACTACTGGTGGTATCTTGATCTGAGACGTTTCGGGACAGTTCCCCATGCTGGTTTCGGACTGGGCTTCGAGCGTGCTGTCCGTTATGTGACTGGCATGCAGAACATCCGGGATGTCATCCCCTTCCCCCGTGCCGTGAAGTCAGCCGATTTCTGA
- a CDS encoding helix-turn-helix transcriptional regulator, with product MAVSVGLHVDSGTMYHMATSEYRNQTGFPGREASPDTRLKDIREIVCTGESTHDVQLALFVCQQIFPDASCKGMLLDRNGNKADCSMEVITSEIGGEVHESVPKEGRYSFHSPSGEAICLSARECQVASLTANGMTCKEIAWELGVKESTVAAHRRNIYRKTGLSSSSQLAAWVVRSEIG from the coding sequence ATGGCAGTATCAGTCGGACTCCATGTTGATTCCGGTACGATGTACCATATGGCAACGTCTGAATATCGGAACCAGACAGGTTTTCCCGGCCGAGAAGCTTCTCCGGACACAAGGCTGAAAGACATCCGGGAGATAGTCTGCACGGGAGAGTCCACGCATGATGTACAGCTTGCACTCTTTGTCTGTCAGCAGATATTCCCAGATGCATCCTGCAAAGGGATGTTATTGGATCGCAATGGAAACAAGGCAGACTGTTCAATGGAGGTCATCACGTCTGAAATTGGAGGGGAAGTTCATGAAAGCGTCCCGAAAGAGGGAAGATACTCATTCCATTCTCCTTCAGGAGAGGCCATATGTCTCAGTGCCAGGGAATGCCAGGTAGCTTCTCTTACCGCCAACGGCATGACCTGTAAGGAAATTGCATGGGAGTTGGGAGTAAAAGAATCAACGGTTGCGGCACACCGCCGCAACATCTATCGTAAGACTGGATTATCCTCTAGCAGTCAGCTTGCAGCTTGGGTGGTACGTTCAGAAATCGGCTGA